The following are from one region of the Corylus avellana chromosome ca1, CavTom2PMs-1.0 genome:
- the LOC132176637 gene encoding brefeldin A-inhibited guanine nucleotide-exchange protein 1 has protein sequence MSASQTLGGPSRCGRVLGPSLDKIIKNAAWRKHSGLVSACKSTLDKLESLSDSPNPDPASPLSGLSDADAQSVLQPLILALDSAYVKVVEPALDCAFKLFSFNLVRAEIDRSDPSHADDKSASIVYRMIEAVCKSAGLGDDAIELGVLRALLSAVRSPGVLIRGDCLVHIVRTCYNVYLGGLNGTNQICAKSVLAQMMVIVFSRVEQDSVNLGVHILRVSVADLLEFTDKNLNEGSSIQFCQNFINEVMDASGEADGVAGQNKQLPNNPLSEPNGNAQVQVQASKNGDEKGELGATSKIREDGFLLFKNLCKLSMKFSSQDQSDDQILLRGKVLSLELLNVVMENGGPLWRTNERFLNAIKQYLCLSLLKNSALSAMAIFQLQCSIFMSLLSKFRSGLKAEIGIFFPMLVLRVLENVLQPSFLQKMTVLNLLEEISKDPQIMIDIFVNYDCDVDAPNIFERVVNGLLKTALGPPSGSTTTLSQAQDMTFRHESVKCLVSIIKSMGAWMDQQLRLGDSYLPKSSETDTSENHLTLNGEDGTVSDYELHPEVNSEFSDAANLEQRRAYKIELQKGITLFNRKPSKGIEFLISTKKIAGSPETVASFLKNTSGLNETVIGDYLGEREEFSLKVMHAYVDSFNFKGMHFGEAIRFFLRGFRLPGEAQKIDRIMEKFAERYCKCNPSSFTSADTAYVLAYSVIMLNTDAHNNMVKDKMTKADFIRNNRGIDDGKDLAEEYLGSLYDQIVKNEIKMSDESSAPQSKQATSFNRLLGLDGILNLVTGKQAEEKALGANGLLIRHIQEQFKAKSGKSESVYHAVTDVAILRFMAEVCWGPMLAAFSVTLDQSDDRLATCQCLQGFRHAVHVTAVMGLQTQRDAFVTSMAKFTNLHCASDMKQKNVDAVKAIISIAIEDGNYLQEAWEHILTCLSRIEHLQLLGEGAPPDASYLTASNAETEEKSPKPMGFPNLKRKGTLQNPAVVAVVRGGSYDSTTVGPNTSGLVTPEQINHFISNLNLLDQIGNFELNHVFAHSQRLNSEAIVAFVKALCKVSMSELQSPTDPRVFSLTKLVEIAHYNMNRIRLVWSRIWNVLSDFFVSVGLSENLSVAIFVMDSLRQLAMKFLEREELANYNFQNEFLRPFVIVMQKSGSTEIRELIVRCISQMVLSRVSNVKSGWKSVFMVFTAAAADERKNVVLLAFETMEKIVREYFPYITETETMTFTDCVRCLITFTNSRFNSDVSLNAIAFLRFCAVKLADGGLVCNEKSKVECLPNSVVAEDASDMQTSTDKDDHASFWVPLLTGLSKLTSDPRSAIRKSSLEVLFNILKDHGHLFSLPFWTGVFDSVVFPIFTCASDKGDMQIEDDECSPASRPPHYEGSTWDSETSVVAAQCLVDLFVSFFDIVRSHLPAVVSILTGFIRSPVQGTASTGVASLMRLASDLGSRLSQDEWRDIFLALKEAATSSVPAFMKVLRSMDKIEVPGDAQSYTDLETSSDHILTNDDLEDDNLQTAQYAVSRLRSHIAMQLLVVQVVTDLCKTHLESLSADNIVILREIFSFISSHAHELNSERILQRKLPILCSILELSEPPLVHFENESFQNYLDFLKRLLADNPSVSEEMNIEAELVAICKQILQIYLDCTGSQSAQVNSSGRPMLHCIISLGSAKKEELVARTSLLVSALWGLSGLERDSFRRYVSQFFPLLVDLVQSEHSSGEVQRVLSNMFQSCIGPIIIMQ, from the exons atgtcAGCTTCGCAAACCCTAGGCGGCCCATCACGCTGCGGGCGAGTGCTTGGGCCGTCCCTCGACAAGATCATCAAAAACGCAGCGTGGAGGAAGCATTCCGGCCTCGTCTCCGCCTGCAAATCCACGCTAGACAAGCTCGAATCCCTCTCCGACTCCCCCAATCCAGACCCCGCATCCCCTCTCTCCGGCCTATCCGATGCCGATGCCCAGTCCGTCCTCCAGCCCCTCATTCTCGCCCTCGACTCTGCCTACGTCAAGGTCGTCGAGCCCGCCCTCGATTGCGCCTTCAAACTCTTCTCCTTCAACCTCGTCCGCGCCGAGATCGACCGCTCCGATCCCAGCCACGCCGACGATAAGAGCGCATCAATTGTTTACAGGATGATCGAAGCTGTGTGCAAGTCGGCGGGTCTCGGAGACGACGCGATCGAGCTGGGGGTGCTCCGTGCTCTGCTCTCCGCAGTTCGATCTCCGGGCGTGTTGATCCGCGGGGATTGCTTGGTGCATATCGTGAGGACCTGCTACAATGTGTATCTGGGTGGGTTGAATGGTACCAATCAGATCTGTGCCAAGTCGGTTCTTGCTCAGATGATGGTGATTGTGTTCTCACGGGTCGAGCAGGACTCCGTGAATCTGGGTGTTCACATTCTGAGGGTCTCCGTCGCGGACTTGTTGGAATTCACGGATAAGAATTTGAACGAAGGGAGTTCCATTCAATTTTGTCAGAATTTCATCAACGAGGTCATGGATGCTAGTGGGGAAGCAGATGGGGTTGCTGGGCAAAACAAGCAATTGCCCAACAACCCATTGTCTGAGCCAAATGGGAATGCTCAGGTTCAGGTGCAGGCTTCAAAGAATGGGGACGAGAAGGGTGAATTAGGTGCTACCAGTAAGATTAGGGAGGATGGGTTTTTGCTTTTCAAGAATCTGTGTAAATTGTCCATGAAGTTTTCGTCACAGGACCAATCTGACGATCAAATCCTCTTGAGGGGCAAAGTGTTGTCTTTGGAGCTGCTCAACGTTGTCATGGAGAATGGGGGTCCACTCTGGCGCACCAATGAGAG GTTCCTTAACGCAATCAAGCAGTATCTTTGTTTATCATTGTTAAAGAACAGTGCCTTATCAGCTATGGCTATTTTCCAGCTTCAGTGCTCTATTTTTATGAGCTTGTTATCAAAATTTAGATCAGGATTGAAAGCAGAAATTGGTATCTTTTTTCCCATGCTTGTCCTTCGTGTGCTTGAGAATGTGCTCCAGCCGAGTTTCTTGCAGAAAATGACTGTCCTTAACTTGTTGGAGGAGATCTCTAAAGATCCACAGATTATGATAGACATATTTGTCAACTATGACTGTGATGTGGATGCTCCAAACATTTTTGAAAG GGTTGTCAATGGCCTTCTGAAAACTGCTCTAGGACCACCTTCTGGTTCAACCACAACTTTGTCTCAAGCACAGGATATGACTTTCCGGCATGAATCAGTAAAGTGCTTGGTTAGCATCATTAAGTCAATGGGAGCCTGGATGGACCAGCAGCTCAGACTAGGAGATTCATATCTGCCAAAGAGCTCTGAAACTGATACTTCAGAGAATCATTTGACTCTAAATGGGGAAGATGGAACTGTTTCTGACTATGAACTACATCCGGAAGTAAATTCTGAATTTTCAGATGCTGCTAACCTCGAGCAACGTCGAGCCTATAAAATTGAACTCCAG AAAGGTATCACTCTTTTCAATCGGAAACCTTCCAAGGGAATTGAGTTTCtgataagcaccaaaaaaaTTGCTGGTTCTCCAGAAACCGTGGCTTCTTTCCTGAAGAATACTTCTGGCCTAAATGAAACCGTGATTGGTGACTATTTGGGCGAAAGGGAAGAATTTTCTCTCAAGGTCATGCATGCTTATGTAGATTCATTTAATTTCAAGGGAATGCATTTCGGCGAAGCAATAAGGTTTTTCCTACGGGGCTTCAGGTTACCTGGAGAAGCACAGAAGATTGACCGCATCATGGAGAAATTTGCTGAGCGCTATTGTAAATGCAATCCAAGCTCGTTTACTAGTGCAGATACTGCGTATGTTCTTGCTTACTCGGTGATAATGCTAAACACAGATGCCCATAATAACATGGTTAAAGATAAG ATGACGAAGGCTGATTTTATTCGAAACAACCGAGGAATCGACGATGGCAAGGATTTGGCTGAAGAGTATCTCGGTTCCCTTTACGATCAAATtgttaaaaatgaaattaagatGAGTGATGAGTCCTCTGCACCACAGAGCAAACAGGCTACCAGCTTTAATAGATTATTGGGCTTGGATGGTATACTCAATCTAGTCACCGGGAAGCAGGCTGAAGAAAAAGCATTGGGCGCAAATGGGCTTCTTATAAGGCACATCCAGGAGCAGTTTAAGGCAAAATCTGGAAAATCAGA GTCTGTTTATCATGCTGTCACTGATGTAGCAATATTGAGGTTTATGGCGGAGGTTTGCTGGGGTCCTATGCTGGCTGCATTCAGTGTGACGCTTGACCAAAGTGATGACAGGCTTGCTACTTGTCAATGCTTACAGGGCTTTCGACATGCTGTGCATGTTACTGCAGTAATGGGCCTGCAGACCCAGAGAGATGCTTTTGTGACATCTATGGCCAAGTTTACTAATCTCCATTGTGCTTCAGATATGAAGCAAAAAAATGTTGATGCTGTGAAG GCAATAATATCAATTGCCATTGAAGATGGTAATTATCTTCAGGAAGCGTGGGAACACATATTAACATGCCTTTCCCGAATTGAGCATCTGCAACTGTTGGGGGAGGGTGCCCCGCCTGATGCATCCTATTTGACTGCATCTAATGCTGAAACAGAGGAAAAGTCGCCAAAACCTATGGGTTTTCCAAATTTGAAGCGGAAAGGAACTTTACAGAATCCAGCTGTGGTGGCTGTGGTTCGTGGGGGCTCATATGACAGCACCACTGTTGGACCAAATACTTCAGGACTGGTAACTCCAGAGCAGATTAATCACTTCATTTCAAACTTGAATTTGCTGGACCAGATTGGGAATTTTGAGTTGAACCATGTATTTGCTCATAGCCAAAGGCTGAACAGTGAAGCAATAGTAGCTTTTGTTAAGGCCTTATGCAAAGTTTCCATGTCAGAGTTGCAGTCTCCAACAGACCCTCGTGTATTCAGTCTCACAAAACTAGTCGAGATAGC GCATTACAACATGAACCGCATTAGATTAGTGTGGTCTCGCATATGGAATGTTCTCTCTGATTTCTTCGTTTCAGTTGGACTGTCAGAAAATCTCTCAGTTGCAATATTTGTCATGGATTCTTTGAGGCAGCTTGCTATGAAATTTTTAGAACGTGAGGAACTGGCAAATTACAACTTCCAGAATGAATTTCTTCGACCATTTGTAATTGTTATGCAGAAAAGCGGCTCTACAGAAATTAGGGAATTAATAGTCCGGTGCATCTCACAAATGGTCCTCAGCCGTGTCAGTAATGTGAAATCTGGGTGGAAAAGTGTTTTTATG GTTTTTACAGCTGCTGCAGCTGATGAACGGAAGAATGTAGTCTTGTTGGCCTTTGAGACCATGGAAAAAATAGTGCGAGAATACTTCCCTTACATAACTGAGACGGAGACGATGACTTTTACAGATTGTGTCAGGTGCCTCATAACATTCACAAATAGCAGATTTAATAGTGACGTTAGCCTCAATGCCATTGCATTTCTTCGCTTCTGTGCTGTGAAGCTTGCTGATGGAGGACTTGTTTGCAATGAGAAGAGTAAAGTAGAATGTTTGCCCAATTCTGTTGTAGCCGAGGATGCTTCAGATATGCAAACTTCTACTGATAAAGATGATCATGCATCCTTTTGGGTCCCTTTGCTAACAG GGTTGTCCAAACTAACATCCGATCCCAGATCAGCTATTAGAAAGAGTTCTTTGGAAGTGCTGTTTAACATTCTGAAAGATCATGGTCATCTCTTTTCACTCCCATTTTGGACTGGTGTCTTTGATTCTGTTGTTTTCCCCATATTTACTTGTGCATCTGACAAGGGAGATATGCAAATAGAAGATGACGAGTGTTCACCGGCTTCAAGACCTCCACATTATGAAGGAAGTACATGGGACTCTGAAACTTCTGTAGTGGCAGCACAGTGTTTAGTGGATCTTTTTGTCAGTTTTTTCGATATAGTCAGGTCTCACCTACCAGCTGTGGTATCAATACTAACAGGATTTATAAGAAGTCCTGTTCAAGGTACTGCTAGCACTGGGGTTGCTTCTTTGATGCGTTTGGCCAGTGATTTGGGCAGCAGGCTTTCCCAAGATGAATGGAGAGATatttttcttgctttgaaggaaGCGGCCACATCATCGGTGCCTGCCTTTATGAAGGTCTTGAGATCGATGGACAAAATCGAGGTGCCTGGCGATGCTCAATCTTATACTGACTTGGAAACATCTTCTGATCATATCTTGACAAATGATGATCTTGAGGATGATAATCTGCAAACTGCGCAATATGCAGTTTCAAGATTGAGGAGTCATATAGCTATGCAGCTACTCGTTGTACAG GTTGTGACTGATCTTTGTAAAACACACCTAGAATCCTTATCAGCAGACAACATTGTGATCCTTCgcgaaatattttcttttatttcatcgCATGCCCACGAACTGAACTCTGAGAGAATCCTGCAGAGGAAGCTGCCAATATTGTGCTCTATCCTGGAGCTTTCTGAACCACCCCTGGTTCATTTTGAAAATGAGTCTTTCCAGAATTACCTCGACTTCCTAAAAAGATTACTTGCGGATAATCCATCTGTGTCCGAGGAAATGAACATTGAAGCAGAACTTGTGGCAATATGTAAACAGATATTGCAGATATATCTAGACTGTACTGGTTCTCAATCTGCCCAGGTGAACTCATCAGGTCGTCCAATGCTACACTGCATTATTTCATTGGGTTCGGCCAAAAAGGAAGAATTGGTTGCCAGGACTTCTTTACTAGTCTCAGCATTATGGGGATTGAGTGGCTTGGAAAGGGATTCTTTTAGGAGGTACGTTTCACAATTCTTTCCTTTGTTGGTGGATCTTGTGCAGAGTGAGCATAGCTCTGGAGAAGTTCAGCGTGTTCTAAGCAATATGTTCCAATCATGTATAGGCCCTATAATAATAatgcaatga